A region of uncultured Desulfobacter sp. DNA encodes the following proteins:
- a CDS encoding Ada metal-binding domain-containing protein, with translation MKKFIIGALVLLIGIPGFSFNLSHFLNFVAGVVPVLMILGGSLAVYLGIEELKQSDNSENQTEIEPSDTHKELPYKDSTEKSEDKIEPTPDTQIEPEGESSDKQEEAQPEEKAVSSSMADSQATEPPEPEEAAPEVVTIQFKGNIETLVFHSVTCNFASGKNCSMEFTTKEEAEAQGYKPCKICMPDD, from the coding sequence ATGAAAAAATTTATCATCGGTGCCTTGGTACTACTTATTGGTATACCAGGTTTTTCATTCAATCTTTCACATTTTTTAAACTTTGTGGCAGGAGTGGTTCCTGTATTAATGATCCTTGGCGGTTCACTTGCGGTATATCTTGGCATAGAGGAGCTCAAGCAATCAGACAACAGTGAAAACCAAACAGAGATAGAACCATCGGACACACACAAAGAGCTCCCATACAAGGATAGTACCGAAAAATCTGAAGACAAAATTGAACCGACACCAGACACTCAAATAGAACCAGAAGGAGAAAGTTCAGACAAGCAAGAGGAAGCTCAGCCGGAGGAAAAAGCTGTCTCCTCTTCAATGGCAGACTCCCAGGCTACTGAACCGCCCGAGCCCGAAGAGGCTGCACCTGAAGTTGTAACTATCCAATTTAAAGGAAATATAGAAACACTGGTTTTTCACAGTGTGACATGTAATTTCGCCAGCGGTAAAAACTGCAGCATGGAGTTTACCACAAAAGAAGAGGCTGAAGCCCAGGGTTACAAGCCTTGTAAAATCTGCATGCCCGACGATTGA
- a CDS encoding cupin domain-containing protein: protein MFAIHDETGYVMPVEGIKMKTLVYGDKTLLVRFKMTKGALLPAHSHPHEQTGYLVSGSINLYIGSECHKVGPDDSWCIGSGVEHRAEILEDSVAIEVFSPVREDYLP from the coding sequence ATGTTTGCAATTCATGATGAGACTGGATATGTCATGCCTGTGGAGGGCATTAAGATGAAAACCCTGGTGTATGGAGATAAGACACTTCTGGTGCGGTTTAAAATGACAAAAGGCGCTCTGCTGCCCGCTCACTCCCACCCCCACGAGCAGACCGGTTATCTTGTTTCTGGCAGCATCAATCTTTACATTGGAAGTGAATGCCACAAAGTCGGACCTGACGATTCCTGGTGCATCGGGTCGGGGGTAGAGCACCGTGCTGAAATTCTCGAAGACAGTGTTGCCATCGAGGTTTTTTCACCGGTACGGGAGGATTATCTGCCATAA
- a CDS encoding rod shape-determining protein: protein MNFVTDTLLGAFSNDLAIDLGTANTLVYVKGKGIVLSEPSVVAVRTDKRAGNKVLAVGLEAKRMLGRTPGNIVAIRPMRDGVIADFAVTEAMLKHFIRKVHNNRKTLVRPRIIIAVPSGITQVEKRAVKESAESAGAREVFLIEEPMAAAIGAGLPITEPTCNMVVDIGGGTTEVAVISLAGIVYTRSLRVAGDKMDASISQHIKRKYNLLIGERTAEIIKTTIGNAYPDPDNLETIEVKGRDLVSGIPKILAIDSEEVRVAISEQIEAIVETVRIALEQTPPELSADIVDSGIVLTGGGALLKNLDKLLREKCGLPIVVADDPLSTVALGCGKSLDNIEILKEVVIS from the coding sequence ATGAACTTTGTAACTGATACTTTGCTTGGGGCCTTTTCCAATGATTTAGCCATTGATCTTGGCACTGCAAATACTTTGGTCTATGTTAAGGGAAAAGGGATCGTATTAAGCGAACCTTCAGTGGTGGCGGTCAGAACGGACAAACGGGCCGGGAACAAAGTGCTGGCTGTGGGGCTGGAAGCAAAGCGTATGCTGGGAAGGACACCAGGAAATATTGTGGCCATCCGACCCATGCGGGACGGCGTGATTGCTGATTTCGCAGTGACCGAAGCCATGCTCAAGCATTTTATCCGTAAAGTTCATAACAACAGAAAAACCCTGGTGCGTCCAAGGATTATCATTGCCGTTCCTTCGGGGATCACCCAGGTGGAAAAACGGGCGGTCAAGGAAAGTGCTGAATCCGCTGGTGCCAGAGAGGTCTTTCTCATAGAAGAACCCATGGCCGCAGCCATAGGGGCAGGGCTTCCCATTACGGAGCCCACCTGTAATATGGTTGTTGACATTGGGGGCGGGACCACTGAGGTGGCGGTTATCTCCCTTGCGGGAATCGTCTATACACGTTCCCTGAGAGTGGCCGGAGATAAGATGGATGCCTCCATTAGCCAACACATCAAACGCAAATATAATTTACTCATCGGCGAAAGAACCGCAGAAATTATAAAAACAACCATCGGGAATGCCTACCCTGATCCGGATAATCTTGAGACCATTGAAGTCAAGGGCAGAGACCTGGTTTCCGGTATTCCCAAGATTCTGGCCATTGATTCCGAGGAGGTCCGTGTGGCTATTTCCGAGCAGATTGAGGCCATTGTCGAAACAGTTCGCATTGCCCTGGAACAGACTCCGCCTGAGCTTTCCGCCGATATCGTAGATTCTGGAATTGTTTTAACAGGTGGCGGTGCCCTGTTGAAAAATCTGGATAAACTGCTTAGAGAAAAATGTGGTCTTCCCATTGTCGTGGCTGATGATCCCCTATCCACTGTGGCGTTGGGCTGCGGCAAATCCCTTGACAATATTGAAATTCTTAAAGAAGTGGTCATCAGCTAG
- a CDS encoding LD-carboxypeptidase, giving the protein MIRPGVKPVFHSLKPKDVIGVAAPSSRFDEQQFQKGVLCLESMGFEVHIPKGITGQHRYLAGTDRQRADVLNMLFADSEIKGIIAARGGFGAMRLLPFLDWDTIAANPKLFIGFSDPTALISSLVCKAGICALHGPNVVSLGQAGKQTLDSFAKTVTGCFTCVDLPSDQVIAGGIATGPLVGGNLATLVHMIGTAYQPDFADRILFLEDVGEPAYKIDRMLTQMKMAGVLDGVKGVVTGSFKDCDNDVYIPQILQEAFLGENIPVCMGLEAGHGTVNISLPLGVRVTLDADRACLEWDVIP; this is encoded by the coding sequence TTGATAAGACCAGGCGTAAAACCAGTTTTTCACAGTCTAAAACCCAAAGATGTCATAGGCGTTGCCGCACCATCATCCCGATTTGATGAACAGCAGTTTCAAAAAGGTGTCCTGTGTCTCGAATCCATGGGGTTTGAAGTACACATCCCTAAAGGCATAACAGGGCAGCACAGATACCTTGCCGGGACAGACCGGCAACGGGCGGATGTGCTTAATATGCTGTTTGCAGATTCAGAAATTAAAGGCATCATTGCGGCAAGGGGAGGATTCGGTGCCATGCGACTTTTGCCATTTCTGGATTGGGACACCATCGCTGCAAACCCGAAACTGTTTATAGGCTTTTCAGATCCTACGGCCTTGATCAGTTCTCTGGTGTGTAAAGCCGGAATCTGCGCCCTGCATGGCCCCAATGTGGTGTCCCTTGGCCAGGCGGGCAAACAGACGCTTGATAGTTTTGCAAAAACCGTAACAGGTTGCTTTACATGTGTTGATTTGCCTTCCGATCAGGTCATTGCGGGTGGGATTGCCACAGGACCGCTTGTGGGCGGGAATCTGGCCACCCTGGTTCATATGATCGGCACGGCCTATCAACCCGACTTTGCAGACCGCATTCTATTTTTGGAGGACGTGGGGGAGCCGGCCTACAAAATTGACAGGATGCTGACCCAGATGAAAATGGCCGGTGTGTTGGATGGGGTTAAAGGTGTCGTGACAGGATCTTTTAAAGACTGTGACAATGATGTCTACATCCCCCAGATCCTTCAAGAGGCGTTTTTGGGCGAAAACATTCCCGTTTGCATGGGACTTGAGGCCGGGCACGGGACTGTTAATATTTCTCTTCCCCTTGGCGTCAGAGTCACTTTGGATGCGGATCGTGCCTGCCTTGAATGGGACGTCATTCCATAA
- a CDS encoding Nif11-like leader peptide family natural product precursor: MTIQNAIDFIQQGQQDNDLRTRLVKADTNQARQEILDQENLKFTPEEFEEAYNLTLFKCQHQEDADALNAFRLWWVMLYRSPDAGVTAP; the protein is encoded by the coding sequence ATGACCATTCAGAATGCCATAGATTTCATACAACAAGGACAGCAGGACAATGATCTGAGAACCAGATTAGTAAAAGCTGACACCAACCAGGCACGACAAGAAATACTGGATCAGGAGAATTTAAAATTTACCCCGGAAGAATTTGAAGAAGCTTATAATTTAACTCTTTTTAAATGCCAACACCAAGAAGATGCCGACGCCCTGAATGCATTTCGGTTATGGTGGGTTATGCTTTACCGCAGCCCTGATGCCGGAGTCACAGCCCCTTAG
- a CDS encoding serine hydrolase domain-containing protein produces the protein MANAVEHGVFPGGVLLWANRGNVLYHKAFGVTDLRFGIPVTLNTIFDLASLTKPLATTLAVAELIASGRLSWKTDLQDVLPAALGTDKARITIDMLLRHRSGLPAHRPYFKTIKTAPCMEARMHLRQMVLHEPLVNEPGSKETYSDLGFILLAWVVEAVSGVRLDIFVRNQIFNPLKINDLFFNPLCSDSAPSLVKNTSLVFAATSHCPWRRKMILGEVEDENAWAAGGIEGHAGLFGTAAAVHCLCSQILQALENKESKVLNSSVIRCFTDTKNGMTRPAGFDSPSGEDSSSGRFFSKRSVGHLGFTGTSFWIDPDNGLITVLLTNRVHPSRENINIKKFRPVIHDLIASAYKGNIQM, from the coding sequence ATGGCTAATGCTGTAGAACATGGCGTTTTCCCGGGGGGCGTGCTGCTGTGGGCAAACAGAGGCAATGTACTTTACCACAAGGCTTTTGGTGTAACAGACTTAAGGTTTGGTATACCTGTAACTTTGAATACGATTTTTGATCTGGCTTCCCTAACCAAACCCCTGGCCACGACCTTGGCTGTGGCAGAGCTGATTGCATCAGGGCGGTTGTCCTGGAAAACTGATTTGCAGGATGTTCTGCCGGCTGCCTTGGGAACGGATAAAGCCCGGATAACCATTGATATGCTACTGCGCCACAGATCCGGTCTGCCTGCCCATCGTCCTTATTTTAAGACAATTAAAACCGCTCCCTGTATGGAAGCCAGAATGCATCTGCGACAAATGGTGCTCCATGAACCTTTGGTAAATGAACCCGGATCCAAGGAAACTTACAGTGATCTGGGGTTTATACTGCTGGCCTGGGTGGTGGAGGCTGTATCTGGTGTCCGGCTGGACATATTTGTTCGTAACCAAATTTTTAACCCTTTGAAAATAAATGATTTGTTTTTTAACCCCCTCTGTTCTGATTCGGCACCGTCATTGGTTAAGAATACATCGCTTGTTTTTGCTGCGACTTCCCATTGCCCATGGCGTAGAAAAATGATATTGGGAGAAGTGGAAGATGAAAATGCCTGGGCTGCTGGGGGTATTGAAGGGCATGCGGGGTTGTTTGGTACCGCTGCTGCGGTTCATTGTCTGTGCAGTCAAATTCTGCAGGCCCTTGAAAATAAAGAGAGCAAAGTACTTAATTCCTCTGTCATTCGATGTTTTACAGATACAAAAAATGGAATGACACGTCCTGCAGGTTTTGACTCTCCAAGTGGAGAAGACTCCTCGTCAGGTCGGTTTTTTTCTAAACGATCTGTCGGACACCTGGGTTTTACCGGCACATCCTTCTGGATAGACCCTGATAATGGTCTGATTACGGTACTTCTGACGAACCGGGTACATCCAAGCCGGGAAAATATTAATATAAAAAAGTTTAGGCCTGTAATTCACGATTTGATCGCATCTGCTTACAAAGGAAATATACAGATGTGA
- a CDS encoding TonB-dependent receptor, protein MRNTMHQLITRMILILLFTVTIPGACFSEEKAVYQLPQTVVTGTFEEQDFVGPLFTETNTKTKVTGKGLNALGPCSSMSVHKAISLMPSVNQQSVDPSGLADISNYHESFRFRGVEATGGGNPSTPVNVENIPVSGRPGGGVTIYDMENFDTVSIYKGGVLANQGFGLTNIGGKIDMEIKRPFDELGFKLKQVMGSQDFMRTFLRFDTGKFSTETKGFISYSNTSADKWRGEGESDRDNAMLGLTQKIGSKLKIEVFSIYNNSDVNTYRSLDYTEASSLSDNYNFDFTNDKNDYFYYGYNKADFEDYNVFGKIEYCFDDNSKLLVKPFYWNDQGRYMETITMKNGNNRIRKWDIDHDMSGFLSQYSTSIQSVDLTVGFFNLQQERPGPPTSWKLYKVSSGELVFDKWQVLSDSSSHRQNTPFISGEYAKGRFTLQGGVKYLRYTMPSITTYDTIGISDVSYETALAMATSIDEDACADSKDFNKLLPNLGLNYKINEDFSSYISYGRNYGMSVSLYPYFISQKETFYQKGITLQDLWDKQKLETVDNFDIGLRYITDKLYVVPTIYYAHHKNKAATYYDPSLDVSFPSTNAKADAYGFELEAGALVFKNLSLYGSFSYNRFYFTQDIFNSDGSVNDVDGEQVPDAPQFLCKAIASYRIGKFVLSPIIKYTSSRYGDIEHDEKIDGAAIFDFDLTYKAGAVPKMKIKNLDLSLTVNNIFDKEYISIINTSDYKTLGSTYQTGAPFTAYASVSVTF, encoded by the coding sequence ATGAGAAATACAATGCATCAATTGATAACGCGCATGATTTTGATTCTATTATTTACTGTGACGATTCCTGGTGCCTGCTTTTCTGAAGAAAAGGCTGTTTATCAACTTCCACAGACGGTTGTAACGGGCACGTTTGAAGAGCAGGACTTTGTCGGTCCGCTGTTCACCGAGACCAACACAAAGACAAAGGTTACGGGAAAAGGACTCAACGCACTTGGCCCTTGTTCCTCCATGTCTGTCCACAAAGCCATAAGCCTTATGCCGTCCGTAAATCAACAAAGCGTGGATCCAAGCGGTCTTGCCGATATCAGTAACTATCATGAATCATTCAGATTCAGAGGCGTTGAAGCCACTGGAGGCGGCAATCCCTCAACCCCTGTCAATGTGGAAAACATTCCCGTCAGCGGCAGACCCGGGGGCGGGGTGACCATATATGACATGGAAAATTTTGATACGGTATCCATCTACAAAGGCGGTGTGCTGGCGAATCAGGGCTTTGGCCTGACAAATATCGGCGGAAAAATCGACATGGAAATCAAACGTCCTTTTGATGAATTGGGTTTTAAACTCAAGCAGGTGATGGGAAGCCAGGATTTCATGCGGACTTTTCTTCGTTTTGATACAGGAAAATTCTCAACGGAAACCAAAGGCTTTATCTCATACTCTAACACCAGTGCAGATAAGTGGAGGGGAGAAGGAGAATCCGACCGGGACAACGCAATGCTTGGTCTGACACAAAAGATCGGAAGCAAACTGAAGATAGAGGTGTTTTCAATTTATAATAATTCCGATGTGAATACCTACAGATCCCTGGATTACACAGAGGCAAGCTCCTTAAGCGACAATTATAATTTTGATTTTACCAATGATAAAAACGATTATTTCTATTACGGATATAATAAGGCGGATTTTGAGGATTATAATGTTTTCGGCAAAATTGAATACTGTTTCGATGATAATTCCAAGTTGTTGGTCAAGCCGTTCTACTGGAATGACCAGGGCCGTTACATGGAGACAATAACAATGAAAAACGGCAATAACCGCATCAGAAAATGGGATATTGATCATGACATGAGCGGGTTTTTAAGCCAATATTCTACCAGTATACAATCAGTTGACCTCACTGTGGGGTTTTTTAATCTTCAGCAGGAACGGCCTGGCCCGCCAACTTCATGGAAATTGTATAAAGTTTCTTCCGGTGAACTTGTATTCGACAAATGGCAGGTTTTATCCGACAGCTCCTCCCACCGCCAGAATACTCCCTTTATTTCGGGCGAATACGCCAAAGGACGATTTACACTCCAAGGCGGCGTAAAATACCTCAGATATACCATGCCCTCCATAACGACCTATGATACAATCGGAATTTCCGACGTCAGCTATGAAACAGCGCTTGCCATGGCCACATCCATTGATGAGGACGCCTGTGCGGATTCCAAAGATTTCAACAAGCTGCTACCCAATCTGGGGCTCAATTACAAAATCAATGAGGATTTTAGCTCCTACATCTCCTACGGCAGAAACTACGGAATGAGTGTAAGCCTCTACCCCTATTTTATTTCCCAGAAAGAAACCTTTTACCAAAAAGGGATTACCCTGCAGGATCTGTGGGATAAACAGAAACTGGAAACCGTTGATAATTTCGACATTGGATTAAGATACATTACAGACAAACTGTATGTGGTTCCCACAATCTATTACGCCCACCATAAAAATAAAGCAGCAACCTACTATGACCCGTCTCTGGATGTTTCATTTCCATCCACCAATGCCAAGGCCGATGCATACGGATTTGAATTGGAGGCCGGAGCATTGGTCTTTAAAAATTTGTCCCTCTACGGATCATTTTCCTATAACCGGTTCTATTTTACACAAGATATTTTCAACAGCGACGGATCCGTTAATGACGTTGACGGAGAGCAGGTTCCCGATGCACCCCAATTCTTATGCAAGGCAATTGCAAGCTACCGCATTGGTAAATTTGTCCTTTCGCCTATTATTAAATACACGTCCAGCAGATACGGAGACATTGAACACGATGAGAAAATTGACGGTGCCGCGATATTTGACTTTGATTTAACCTACAAGGCCGGTGCCGTCCCCAAGATGAAAATTAAAAATCTTGATCTTTCTTTGACGGTTAATAATATTTTTGACAAGGAATATATCAGTATCATCAATACCTCTGACTACAAAACACTTGGTTCCACCTATCAAACCGGTGCGCCTTTTACGGCGTATGCGTCTGTTTCAGTTACTTTTTAA
- a CDS encoding U32 family peptidase — protein sequence MTSQPSKPPAILAPAGDMHSFLAAIAAGADAIYCGLKIFSARMEAGNFSVDELARLTRLAHSKGIQVYVAFNSIIKESETDKALRILDKLVRHTDVDALIIQDTAMVILAQQAGFKGKLHLSTLGNCAHPAGLKAAQKAGFSRVVLPREFSLDEIRAMATAAPEAMDLEVFVHGALCYSVSGRCYWSSWFGGKSALRGRCVQPCRRLYEQKGKKARYFSCIDLSADVLAKVLKEIPNISTWKIEGRKKSPHYVYYTVMAYKLLRDAPEQKKLALSFLDYALGRQGSHYNLLSHRMSNPLEHASETGSGLLLGRIKNPENPFFNSREALVPGDLLRIGYEEDTFHQITKVTRSIPKKGKYFLSCTKGKHISKGTAVFLIDRRGSELEEKLSSLGAELDEIPKVNIRPSDPSSIHKNDRDKGKSSGQTTVHRGKKQADIYEIDVFRKQPSAVTTQNDTGFWISANSYGIKAHARSWLWLDPVLFPEEEKICQNYVKTALKKGAKNFVLNSPWQISLFDAPQRLNLWAGPFCNITNCLAVEMLKRQGFSGAIVSPELDSQTLLSLPKHCCLPLGAVCRANWPVAISRIAAPDLDLGTGFTSPMGEVAWTSKYNATYHTFPNWPLDLSSKTEELKQAGFAMLVNIFENIPKGIRMKPRPGTWNWQLKLL from the coding sequence ATGACCAGTCAACCATCTAAACCACCAGCAATTCTGGCGCCTGCCGGGGACATGCACTCTTTTCTTGCTGCCATTGCGGCTGGTGCAGACGCAATTTACTGCGGCCTTAAAATATTTTCAGCCCGTATGGAAGCCGGCAATTTTTCCGTTGATGAACTGGCAAGACTGACCAGACTTGCCCACTCAAAAGGGATCCAGGTCTACGTTGCATTTAACTCCATAATCAAAGAATCCGAAACAGACAAGGCACTGCGTATCCTTGACAAACTTGTCCGACACACGGATGTCGATGCTCTGATCATCCAGGACACTGCCATGGTCATCCTGGCACAGCAAGCAGGATTCAAAGGCAAACTCCACCTGTCAACCCTGGGGAACTGCGCCCATCCTGCCGGACTTAAAGCCGCCCAAAAGGCAGGATTTTCCCGGGTGGTACTGCCCAGGGAGTTCAGCCTTGATGAAATCAGAGCCATGGCAACTGCCGCCCCAGAGGCCATGGACTTGGAAGTATTTGTCCATGGTGCGCTCTGTTATTCCGTATCAGGCCGGTGTTACTGGAGTTCCTGGTTTGGCGGAAAAAGCGCCCTGCGGGGACGTTGCGTTCAGCCCTGCCGGCGGCTCTATGAACAAAAAGGGAAAAAAGCCAGGTATTTCTCATGCATTGATCTGTCAGCGGATGTCCTGGCCAAAGTGCTCAAGGAAATACCCAACATCAGTACCTGGAAAATTGAAGGCAGAAAAAAAAGCCCCCATTATGTTTACTACACTGTGATGGCTTATAAGCTGCTCAGGGATGCCCCGGAGCAAAAAAAGCTGGCTCTATCGTTTTTAGACTATGCCCTGGGAAGACAGGGAAGCCACTACAACCTTTTGTCCCATAGGATGTCAAATCCTTTGGAACATGCTTCTGAGACCGGCTCAGGGCTGTTGTTAGGCCGGATCAAAAATCCTGAGAATCCGTTCTTTAATTCAAGGGAGGCTCTTGTTCCGGGAGATCTTCTGCGCATCGGATATGAAGAAGATACCTTTCACCAGATCACAAAGGTGACCCGGTCCATACCCAAAAAAGGAAAATATTTTTTATCTTGCACCAAAGGCAAACATATCAGCAAAGGAACGGCTGTTTTCCTTATTGACCGCAGGGGAAGTGAACTGGAAGAAAAATTATCAAGCCTTGGCGCCGAACTTGATGAAATTCCCAAGGTAAACATCCGGCCTTCCGACCCGTCCTCCATCCATAAAAATGACAGAGATAAAGGAAAATCATCGGGACAGACAACTGTACATAGAGGAAAAAAACAGGCTGACATATATGAAATAGACGTTTTCAGAAAACAACCATCTGCTGTAACAACTCAAAATGATACGGGTTTCTGGATTTCTGCAAACAGCTATGGCATTAAAGCCCATGCCCGGTCCTGGTTGTGGCTGGATCCCGTGCTTTTCCCCGAAGAAGAAAAGATTTGCCAAAACTATGTAAAAACCGCATTGAAAAAAGGAGCAAAAAATTTTGTACTCAATTCCCCCTGGCAGATATCACTATTTGATGCTCCGCAACGACTGAACCTGTGGGCCGGGCCTTTCTGTAATATTACCAATTGCCTTGCCGTGGAAATGCTAAAGCGCCAAGGGTTTTCCGGAGCCATTGTAAGCCCGGAGCTGGACAGTCAGACTCTTTTATCCCTGCCAAAGCATTGTTGCCTGCCCTTAGGCGCGGTTTGCCGGGCCAACTGGCCTGTGGCCATATCAAGAATTGCAGCTCCGGATCTTGATCTTGGGACAGGCTTTACCAGTCCCATGGGAGAAGTTGCCTGGACCAGCAAATACAATGCAACATACCACACCTTCCCCAACTGGCCCCTTGACCTGTCATCCAAAACCGAAGAATTAAAGCAGGCAGGCTTTGCCATGCTCGTTAACATTTTCGAAAATATACCTAAAGGCATTCGGATGAAGCCACGTCCCGGCACCTGGAACTGGCAGTTGAAACTGCTTTAA
- the mreC gene encoding rod shape-determining protein MreC, with amino-acid sequence MMVVGVGFFIAVALTVITMSSREALPASGVERLAITITSPFQFIASRIIGFTESVWQTYFSCVLAVEENQVLRRELSKARYTANWCKELELENARLKKFVNFQSSVPATYVAAQVIARDPSPWFKTIMIDKGENDGLIKGLPVLVSEGIVGQIIKVSGSFSRVLLITDRNSAVDALIQETRVRGIVKGNNEDTCSFVYTLRKDLVQPDQIIVCSGLDQVFPKGLKIGTVLDVKKNHSQLFQDITIKTAVDFDRLEEVMVYKNAD; translated from the coding sequence ATGATGGTTGTCGGCGTGGGGTTTTTTATTGCGGTGGCCCTTACCGTCATCACCATGTCCAGCCGGGAGGCTCTGCCAGCCAGTGGTGTTGAAAGACTGGCCATAACAATTACATCCCCTTTTCAGTTTATTGCTTCCCGGATTATCGGTTTTACTGAATCAGTATGGCAAACTTATTTTTCGTGTGTGCTTGCCGTGGAGGAAAACCAGGTATTGAGGCGTGAGTTGTCAAAGGCCCGGTACACAGCAAACTGGTGCAAGGAACTAGAACTTGAAAATGCCCGTCTGAAAAAATTTGTCAACTTCCAAAGTTCCGTTCCCGCAACCTATGTGGCCGCCCAAGTGATTGCCAGGGATCCATCCCCGTGGTTTAAAACCATTATGATTGATAAGGGTGAAAATGACGGATTGATAAAAGGTCTGCCCGTGCTGGTGTCGGAAGGAATCGTAGGGCAGATTATTAAGGTATCCGGCAGTTTTTCCCGGGTTCTCCTGATCACCGACCGCAATTCTGCTGTTGATGCACTGATCCAGGAGACCCGGGTTCGCGGCATAGTTAAAGGCAATAATGAAGACACCTGTTCCTTTGTGTATACGTTGAGAAAAGATCTGGTTCAACCGGATCAAATTATTGTCTGTTCAGGACTGGATCAGGTGTTTCCCAAAGGATTGAAAATCGGAACGGTGCTTGACGTAAAAAAGAATCATTCCCAGTTGTTCCAGGATATCACCATAAAAACCGCCGTAGATTTTGATAGGCTTGAGGAAGTCATGGTGTATAAAAATGCCGACTGA
- a CDS encoding sodium:solute symporter family protein, translating to MGLLIYAAVFIGAFALFCALVLKKQRRVVSESDFSTAGRSLSAPQVSWVIIGTLVGGVSTIGTVQSAYDHGISAWIFTLGSGISCFILGCFFAAALRREQVTTVSELLGRYFGRNFQYYCSIFNSCGMFIHIVAQYLAAMAILNAVFHFSLPISLMITMVLMGVFVISGGISSAGMVGKIKFFLLYAIMTVSAGIALIKGGGFTGILSQLPNNINFLDFFSGGIERTVTDIISMITGVLSTQIYLQAIFSAKTVREARNGAFLTAIVIPPVGILGIIVGLYLRANYPELEGNSAQALPFFLQHTLPPALAAFCSAVLLLAVLGTGAGLILGVTTNMYMDGIRRMFTKEPEHSLSILRLCTLAVLALSGAVVLAGFSTTILRWSYLSMGFRGASVFAGLCIVVFTRQKKFSIMVRGCLYLLPICYFILAVL from the coding sequence TTGGGATTGTTGATTTACGCAGCCGTATTTATCGGCGCATTTGCTCTTTTCTGCGCTCTGGTTTTAAAAAAACAGCGGCGCGTGGTCAGTGAATCAGATTTTTCAACGGCCGGCAGATCCCTTTCTGCCCCCCAGGTATCCTGGGTAATTATCGGTACCCTGGTGGGTGGTGTCTCAACCATCGGTACAGTTCAGTCCGCCTATGATCATGGTATCAGTGCCTGGATTTTTACCCTTGGCAGCGGCATTTCCTGTTTTATCCTGGGATGCTTTTTTGCAGCTGCGTTGAGGCGGGAGCAGGTCACAACTGTCTCCGAACTCCTCGGCAGATATTTTGGCCGCAACTTTCAGTATTATTGTTCCATTTTTAATTCCTGCGGCATGTTTATCCATATTGTTGCCCAGTATTTGGCAGCCATGGCTATCTTAAACGCTGTTTTCCATTTTTCCTTGCCCATCTCTTTAATGATTACCATGGTGCTTATGGGCGTTTTTGTCATATCAGGTGGAATCTCCAGTGCCGGCATGGTGGGAAAAATTAAATTCTTTCTTCTGTACGCTATCATGACTGTAAGTGCAGGTATCGCGCTTATTAAAGGAGGGGGATTTACAGGTATTTTATCCCAATTGCCTAACAACATAAATTTTTTAGATTTTTTTTCGGGCGGCATAGAACGAACGGTCACTGATATCATCTCCATGATCACAGGCGTCTTATCCACCCAAATTTATTTACAGGCTATTTTTTCAGCTAAAACAGTCCGGGAGGCAAGGAATGGTGCATTTCTGACTGCCATTGTCATTCCCCCTGTCGGAATTTTAGGTATTATTGTCGGACTTTACCTTCGCGCCAACTACCCGGAACTTGAAGGCAACAGTGCACAGGCATTACCCTTTTTCTTACAGCACACCCTGCCCCCGGCACTGGCTGCTTTTTGCTCTGCCGTACTTCTTCTGGCAGTTCTGGGAACCGGTGCGGGCCTTATCCTTGGCGTGACCACCAATATGTATATGGATGGTATTCGGCGCATGTTCACAAAAGAACCGGAGCACAGTCTATCCATTCTCAGATTATGCACCCTGGCCGTCCTGGCTCTTTCAGGAGCTGTTGTTTTGGCTGGATTCAGTACAACTATTTTACGTTGGAGTTACCTTTCCATGGGATTTCGGGGGGCGTCTGTGTTTGCCGGATTATGTATTGTGGTATTTACCCGGCAAAAAAAATTTTCCATTATGGTGCGGGGGTGTCTATACCTTCTTCCAATCTGTTATTTTATCCTGGCTGTATTGTAA